GTTGTAATGGTTATCGCAACGTGTGCAATCAATCCATGCGGGCTCACCGTACAACCTACCACCAGGCAGAAAACGAGGCAGGGAATTAAGATTATACTAATACTATTGACTCGGTCTGtctgactcggtggtgtagtAGTTAGCGGATCTGACTGTTACGcccagggtcgtgggttcggttCTCACATGGGGCAaatattgtgtgatgaacaggttggTTTTCTGTTTGTCTGGGTGATTATTATCTATGAATGGATTAGAGGATGACTGTGGGTGATCTGTTCTCAGatattattactgttattatccGACAGATATTATTACACTGTCGTtcatgattttaaataaattactatttaCTCATTCTAAGACATTAAAACTTTATGTATCATATTTAAAGCCCTAGCAATCTAATATTCTGAGTTTCTAGGAAGCTACGTTTCATTTGGCTTAAAAAACCTAAATATTAATTGGTTTATATGAGTATAAAGTAATAGTTACTAAGCATTACCgtctaacggccgtctggtgtagtggtaagtgatatGGTCACTATACAAGGggttcgcgggttcgaatccccccaagggaagatatttgtatgataaatataaaaatgtcttttccagggttatggatgtatattaaataatgtatgtgtataataaaaatcttacatttatttccgttatctggtaccgtaatacaagttctttacgaacttagcacgggacgagttaacgtggcgtgattgttagtaaatatttattatttatttatttattgcgtgaAGTGTTGAAATTGTTACGTCACATATATTCATACCTCAAGTCTCATAATGGAAGTGAGATTTACTATATCTATGGATTTCGGTATCACACCGAGTTGtacgtgagctcgttcacccacttATGATATAAACCATCCACTATAAAATAAGACTACAGTCACCAAATgcaaaaaaggcaaaaaaagaaaacattgtcAACACAccatattacaatacaaaacgCTACCGTATCAATATTGGAACTTCCTGTATATAGTGACAGCGGAAATGTAATGTGCAAACAAGGAAACCTGTAGCAAAATCAAATGTGTGACACGTAGTTTCACAACTTCCTTATAAATGAGGCCGTATCGTAAATAGtttatgtacttttatttaGTTCGCGTAAACATGAACTCGCGCCTTGTGTTAAGAGCGACTACGTGAATAAAACCGCCCAATCAGGAGATTGTTAGCAAACGCTCCTATGCATTAAAacgaagatttttatttattgcaatttttttattgcttagacttaggggtggacgagctcacggcccacttggtgttaagtggttaccggagcccatggacatctacaacgtaaatgccgccacccaccttgaggcatgagttctaatgtctcagctTTTAACagcacaacggttgccccgcccttcaagctgaaacgcattatgcttcacggcagaaataggcagggtggtggtacctacccgtgcggactcacaagaggtgctaccaccagtaagttagaAGAAATTATggctcatttattttttaaatctgaattGTAATTAATAACAATTGCTCCACCTTTCTTACTGAAAAGCAAGGTGATTCGTcgaagaaattattttaacaatttttatttattcctaagatagatagacgagctcacgacccacctggtgttaagtgtccATGCTCCGATAACCGATGTCTATGGAGacacaacaacgtaaataccaccacctaccttgagacataagttttaagTATAAGTTTTTtagtacaacgactaccccacacttcgaaccgaagcgcattactgctacgCGACACACTTTCGGGCACAATATGCCTTACcagtatttacaattattacaaatacaataaaCATTGAAAACACGTTCCATTATTACTGAAGACTGGAAGTAGAGGAGAAATGGGAAGAGATAGTCAAGAAAATAAGAGGTCAATGACAATGGTCAGTCCAGCTGCTTAACAGGAGATATAGGTGGGAGAAATgactatcaatttttttttattgcccttttaggcagacgaggatacggcccacctgatggtgagtgtttaccgtcgcccatggacttcagcaatgccaggggcagagccaagccgctgcctaccattttaTCAGGTCCATTTCTACCATTCTGTCTATCCCTACCCAAGAGCCTACTTATTAGTAGAATGACGTGCTATAAGCCCGCCCTGACACCACCACgctgctgcctatttctgccgcgaaacttTAGTGTGTTCCAGTCCAGCGTAAGGCTATCGCAATACTATATTGACCTCTACGTAATGTATTAAAGTTGATAAAGACATTGGCTTCATAAAGATCAACGGCTATTAACGGAACACATAGTGTAATTATGTATATCAAACTAAACCAGcggccgctccggctccgctcgggtctttaacaaaaatttcaacgacattgttttgttttttttaataaaatcatttattgcggcataactataatagttagacatatgctgtcgcgaaactttttgtaaataataatgtgttctaccaAGTTGTAGTAacttactttattctatcatcaatagttttcgtagggcacgcgatgtaaagaatattttaggtaatttttttacactttcttttttacattattggagttagtaaggatccctaatttttttcaaaagatattatagcctatgtcacttggtaataatgtagcttccaaacggTGAACGAATTTTTTaattcggttcagtagtttcggagcctattcaatacaaacaaataaatatttcctcttcataatattagtatagattagtataaaagtatagaaaaataaagtatagtaattttcagatgcttgatgaaggtctaataaaagaccgaaacgttgctaaaataataatgtaatttgatataatagtcctatcttgtccacattcctgagatacacaaaaaatattttataataattatggacgacaatattgataatagtATAGAAAAACCTCTCCTCCATAGCCGATTACTCTATTATATTTTCGTGTGCTAAAACTGAAGtcttaaaatgtattaattgaTAGAAAAtgccaataaataaatttagtaccTGGTAATCTCTGTACTCTCTGGTAGCCGAGCGCCAAGCATAACGTCACGTTCTCGTCGGCCAATTGCAGGTTCTCTCCGAGGAGTTTAACGATACTCTCCTTGCAGTACGTGCCGTTCCGAGGCTTTCGATCGTGAattatcacctaaaatattcaaagctttcataaatctacagtggtttttaccggatgttccgttataactactgaaccatgcatccgattgacttaaaactgaCACACTTTAGAATTCAATAAATTCATCAAAAACACATCATAAAATCTGTCTTGGTTAATAATTGCAAGCTAAATTGCAAAGATTCTCGAATCTACCtaaaggtacacagaaaatttcattaaaatcggtctagccgcttcggaggagttcagtgacaaacacacgcacagaataAATCTAtacctactaatatataaatctacagtggtttttacggatgtttcgttataattactgaaccatgcatccgattgacttggtaTTGGAaccttggtatccatgtagaaaatacatgtacttaatggataggctaatatttatatgagttttgaacttcctaataataatgacaataaataataatgttaattttatccccagcgaagcaggcgagtacggctagtctaaTATAACTTTGCATGGTTATATAGATTGAATTTGTGATTATTTGATTCAGCTATCTCtcaatataatttaaactttttagAATGATTTGCTACATTTGGTGTATTGATGCATTTATGCACAAAAGGATTAATAAATaggaaagaataaaaaaaaaaaaatacaccttTTCAACTCAAATGGGTCAACAACATGCGGACTTATAGAATACGAACAAATTGACAAACATGTGAATATGCGtcattaacaaatgttcattttTGTAATGTGCTTTCATCATCATaggcctatagacatccactgctggatataggttCCATCCAAGGTTCGCTACAATAACCGATACTTTGCTGATTGAATTCAGCAGATTCGTGTAAGCTTCGTCAATCAGGCCACTGATCGTCGCCCCATCAATTCAAGCCCTATACAGCGCGTAAAAGCGGTACAATATGGTACATTAAAAAATAGTATAGCAatactgtaaaataaaaaattcattttaGAGCATTAGTTATGAACAATTtaccctttctattatttttcgTAACCATTGAGGGTTAACTATGTTTTTATGTACTCCAAaagctcagtatagttacatgctCGAAGAACTCAATTCACTTTATCCAAAAATcttaccaaaaaataataaaaatgatctAGTAttggtgaaataaataaataatcccaTCAAGAGTTTCTTCTGtatcataattttgttttttgtacgCACCTTAGTAAAACAAGGGTCTTACCTGAAAATATAACGATATCTGTTCCAAATAAACGGTCATATAGTTAATAGCTTTATCAGCTTCGTTCTtcattaaaagttttatttgtgATACTAGGGTGTCCATGTCCTCCCGCGATTTCTGAGTTCGGACCTGGATGTCCGCAATCAGCGCCCGATAACCATTTATTAGGTTATCCTGGAAATCTGTCGTCTGGAATACAAAATGGATTTGAGTTACCAAATGTAACTAAAGGGGTAGTAGAATTGTATTGCAATTTAGGTCTCTTTACTTTAAATATAAGAGTCTAATTTTATTGCGATTTTTGTATTGCCCGTTTCTctatttctataaaataatcATGCGTTTCGATTTTGAAAACTAGCTGTGTGAAACTGTGATATGACTGATATGACTGTgatgataattcaataaaagaaaattttcaCAGCGATAATTTTCACAGGGATCGAtaaagatttttactggtggtaggacctcttgtgagtccgcacgggtaggtaggtaccaccgccccgcctatttctgccgtgaagcagtaatgcgtttcggtttgaagggtggggcagccgttgtaactatactgagaccttagaacttatatctcagggtgtgtggcgcatttacgttgtagatgtctatgggttccagtaaccacttaacaccaggtgggctgtgagctcgtccacaaatctggcgataaaaaaaaataaaaaaagatagaaaaaaatataaagacagATATAAAAATTTTCACAGGGATATCTGTCGAATGCTAAACTATGCATTTGACAGATATCCCTGtgaaaattttcttttattgaattatcatcACAGTCATATCAGTCATATCTACTACGAGTATTAGATTAGTTCTAATTTGTAAGAAAATTTCGAGATAAGTCGCagagaaaatgtaataaataatttctatCTAATAAATAACACAAACACGACTATTTAATATCAGTATTTAAATTGTAGGAATAAACAAAATTCTTGTTGAAAAATTCGCCAAATTAACGAAGAATAATGTTGATTTGTGATCATTAAACATACATTGTACAGCTTATCGGCGAGCGGCAACCCACATTTTGTTGATTCAGTGACATTGTTCCAATTCGGTTAATGTTCATTTCAATACAAATTGAATGATCCGGTTTTTCAGATAGCATTTCGAATAATTGAATAAACTGCACGGTATAAGAATAAACAAGaatattttcgttttaatttattaaggtTTTGCTCTTGTTTTGTATTTGTGAATAATTTGCGAACGTTACCAGATAGGTTCGTTCAAGAACTATTGAAATTTTGCCTAttctactgatggtaggacctcttgtgagtccgaaacaataatgcgtttcggtttgaagggcggggcagccgttgtaactatactgagaccttagaacttatatctcaaggtagatggcgggatttacgttgtagatgtctatgggctccagtaaccacttaacattaggtgggctgtgagcgcgtctacccatgtaagcaataaaaaacaaatattctcTTAACATTAAGAATgaccactatttttttttaaatatttttatgattttatccTTATTCTTTATAGCTTTCTTTTATTACTTCACCCAAGAGTCGCGCGTCACAATGGActagtttattttttgtgttcattggatacaatgaaaaaaaaagaacacaatactaaaatatttcctTTCCCAACAGTCTTTGTTTTAGAGAATTGTTTTCATACACACTGTAAGCTATAGTTTATTTATAGATCGCTACAATTTTGATGTCTCAATATTGCTGACAACGGAACATGTTCCAAATTTCATATATGTGACATTGCAATAatagtaactagaggtcccgcagtagtcgaaattcgactataattaattggaattgtataatagatTTGTGCACtataatgattgtattttatacttctataatcacaaatttcgccaaggctacaaacaatatttaatctattctcaatttgaccacagacgtcaagaacaaaagtttgataatgcatgcgtgtgtgcgtcaaatacatggtatgtagtgtgtgtaatgttttctttattgatttaatgtatcttttatgcattatttttaaaaaaaaaattagctttgtgcactttttctctatattttctataggtgtggaaaatttcatactcctccgtccgcgcaattttcgtaaagagggatacaaagtttttgcttcacgtattataatatatagataataatgaaaatttaaactgaAATTGTAATTTCAGAATGATATAAATAGAGGTTAATGGGCCGTACCGACTTACGGCATCCTCGAGTCGTAATTAAACATGATAGATGAgagcaatttaaaattaaaacgacggtagtaataaaatgttaagtaaattagaaatatttaaactatataATACCTGCTACTTGCTTTTTTAACATTTGATAGTACTGTAAAAATTTCTATTTCGAGTTGTCTTAAAAGACTCAAGGAATACTACCATGCAAGATGTTTTCATTTCGTGCCATgcatatcgttttttttttttttttttttttcttcaatatggCGATCAAACTTCTTTCAGAagcttatataatttttattatttaaattcgaaTTGATATAGATTTCGAATGTTCTAGTGTATTCGACATCAGATTTTTACTAGTAATTGGGAGTTTTATAAGTACACGCGTGTGATGGCCATTGTACTACCCATTTCGATCTTGAAGCAGTGGGTTTCGCTATATCTCTGTAAACCACCCAACATGAGGTGAATGGTAAGCTCGCCTACCAATTCAATGCGATCAAAAATATAAGCTCTAAATTGACCATTAAGCCAAGCGATATGAGCTGTCTACATTAGACAGTGTCCGATGTAGTTGTCAACAAAGACTAGACGGCTTTTATAGGTAAAATAATTTCCAATTTGTTGCTGACATCGGTGAACGTTCTGTACTGCCtcgtgaaaaaataaaaacaacaacaatttaaATAGCCGCGAAAAACAACACAGAGTACAAGGGATCGTAAACTTTACGACATAGAAATAAAACAGAACATTAAATAGAACCATCTATTAACTTTGTTTCTATCTGATTAATCTTTTGATAAATCGCACCTATAACATCAAAGTAACTAGAAAGTTTTTAACGGAATAAGCATTAAGATATTTCGAATAAATCAGATTGAACTACTACATATAATAATTACTAGATGACGACCATCTTGTAACGCCGTCTTggtgtgtctttaaagcggttagttgcactcaattaagaaaaatagtattattattcgccaatagatgtcaggaagagttgattattgaaaacacgaataaaacaacattttctgaaaataaatcgtagctagatcgatttttcgcccccgaaatcccctgtatactaaattttatgaaaatcgttggagccatttccgagattcagattatatacatatatattaatatacaagaattgctcgtttaaaggtataagattaaaatttgaaatagttCACTAATATCAGTGTGAAGCTATCACTACAGAGTAATTACACCTAATAATGACACAGAAGAGCTTCgggtaatgaaataaaatgagttAGGTAGTTATTagtttaaaatgaaatgaaattgaaatatatatattaacttCAGCTTTTACGCTATGTACCGTCaaattttgtgaaaaaaatatctattaatatTTGCACTTCTTCGCATCTTGAGATATCTCGGTTTTTATACCTTAGGGTTTCATTTTTACGATTAGAGGATCCCAGGTGTTTGATAAAGTccaattatctttttatttattaaagtttagatACCAAATGTcgaaattaacttttttatttggattttcatATCGTATTTGGATTTTATGAAATTTCATAAAACCCCATCTTAGCGAATACCAGAGTTGTGGGTACGTACATTGCAGGAATACATTAGGGCTGTGAAATTTAACACCTCTCTTATGAGATTCTTAACTCTAATCGGTATATTATTTTAGTCGTATCTCATCTATAAGTTTAAATTAACGGCAAATTGAACTAGGTATATAAGTTagactttttaatttattgagttGGGTAGACGTTGAATTCGTCCGAGGATTGTGAAACCAATTGATACAGAAGAACGCTACCACCCACTATGACATCGAAGTCCCATTTATAACATACAAATGCCCACGTTTCGCTTACCTGCAGACTAACGACGAAAAGCACAGATAAAAGCACAAATACGTTCCGTCTCATCTCCTTTTCAAACATCACATTATACATAAAAATCTCCAATCAACATtcacttaataattttaatggtcGATTAACTGCCTTCGTTTAACTGCTATCAATGCGCGTGCATGTTTGATTCAAACAGTTGTTTGTTTTGATTTGTGCTACTACATGTATGGTCGATGACTGAGCCACGTTTATGCCGTCGGCTTATTTTGTTTACAGGCTTACTGCACACGAAATTTGGGTACGGTATGTCGAATTTTATTGTTGATAACTTTTTTCCGTTTTATGGGGCTTTATTACTAAGTCTTCGAGCTAAGGAATGTTAAATCACTTTTTTAGGATTATGCAATTTACAGCTGGCAATTTAAGGTTCATCCAATACGATACTGACAGGCTATGTTTTGAATTGTGTAGCAACCACGCGCTAGTGACTGCTAATATGTAATCTTTGCCATACGAGGCAAGATGCAAGTATCATCGAGACTTCAAATGGCaaacatatataataaacaatgaCTGTGATTGGGCATCGAATCCAAATGTATTATAGCTTTATTAACGATTAAAATAAGCAATTTGATTGGGTACTGAAACCTTTAAATagacattcttttttttctcaatcgttagcccactgagtttctcaccagatcttctcagtgggtcgcatttccgatccggtggtagattctgcgaagcactgctcttgctagggtcagtgctagcaacactccagtttgagccccgtgagctcaactacacacgttagggtgaagctgaaatagcctctcaaggctatcagcataggtaggaaaaaaaaacaatcgttaATATTGAAAGACTGGTCTTCATCGTTATGCAGCCTCGAAGTCTTTCTTTGGCTCTAGGCTATTCTGCTGATGTCATTAAAGAGGCCTCCAGTACAGCACTTCTCGCTCAGTCCAAGTCTCAGTAGTGTATACAGATTGATATTAGTTATGTTCCTATTTCTTCATACTCACTTCAGCCTATCTATCAGTTACCTCCTgatataatataggtatattacAAAGCAATTTGAAAACACAgtcaaagataaaaattaattcatcaatcaaTGAGGTGATATTTAATTTGTGAATACTAACTCGAATAATGTCATGGGTAACTTTACCTTTTTATATCAGGATAACAGTTTTCCCGCAATCCTTACTGGGTAGATACTAGATAGATTGTTTCTTTTGTCCACAAAATAGACGGAACAcaactatttttaaattcatctcGCTTGACCGATTGTTTATTTCATCCTAATCAAAACAGTATTGTTTTAGTACAACTAGCTATGTTTAGATAATAGATTTCGGTACTTTGAATATAAATAACTGATGCAATATATACCTACGTGATTTGAATGGGCAGTGTTTTGGTTTAAACAGgaatatcaataatattatagtttatgtACATACCTATTTATTATAATCTCATAGGCATTACATGATTTTCACAAGTACATAtggatatttttatatatatatgtgaaACTGCGAACTATTTTTTTCTGTTCGTATCTTCTATAGTAGCAATATATTATAcgaatatttacatatatatcttCTGGGTCCTTATCGCGTACATCATAAGGTTCTCTCTACCTCAtcaagatatttattttataggcaaaattttatttaatattgatatttttatgaatagaatagaattagaataaaatagaattttatgtGAATTTGAAAGTGCCAGTCAAATAGAATTCGTTCGTAACTTTCTATTCTTTCTTCTATCTAATTTCGAAATGAATGTCGAAACACgctaactctaccaccggttccaaaaaacaACCTCtagtttttttgttacttttacaATTATCTAGTATTTTTCCTTGAAAAACacagttacaattttatattaaatacacttaaattaataaaatataagtaagTGTCGACTGCAGCGAACGAGTTGACCACAATATGTCGTTTTGTATGTTTGAAGGATTTAGATTCAAGAAATATCAattcattcagaaaaaaacatacttttgtgtaaaaaaacAAAGGACTGAAATCGCCTTGGTGTTGAAATCTGACAATCGAAACATTTTGACTTTAACAAAGTTATTTAGGACGCCATCTATTTTATGTTTGCGAAACTATGCACTAACAAAACAGCGGCGTAGCCATGAAAGGGTTCTACCTTCTACGCAAGCGTTTCTTTGACttaaaatagatggcgttagttgTAACAAATGAAAAGCAATTTTCTCAGCGGATTTTTCGGGAAGCTGTTCTATATCgtggttttgtttttaattcacGTAACAGTCTTGTGTATTGTTGACATTTTTATCAAGactaattattcattttatttgagaCAACGCTTAAAACCAATTTgcaaacttaatattttttttattgcttagacgtgtgcacgagctcacagcccatctggtcttaagtggttactgaagccatagacatctacaacgtaaatgcgccacacaccttgagatataagttctaaggtctcagtatagtcacaacggctgccccacccttcaaaccgaaacgcattactacttcacggcagaaataagtaatcatttacatttaattcaatttacagTAACATAAAATATTCCTTGCTCCTATCTAgatgtaaataaatacaaaataaatattagttagcTCAATGTGTGATTTCGTATATAGCGCTATTAATAACATTATCCTGACAGATGGATTATCAAAGACGAATTACGCATTAAACACCCTTGTTCACAAGCGGAACGAACACTCAATTATGTCTCACTTCCACTATCAAAGGGAGGAGTTAAGACTCGCAATTATGACGTAATCTATACAtgtataaacataaataaaattggagtgtctgtttgtaatattgaaataatcgttttttactacatgcatatgaatatatacac
Above is a window of Bombyx mori chromosome 21, ASM3026992v2 DNA encoding:
- the LOC101744137 gene encoding uncharacterized protein LOC101744137, whose protein sequence is MYNVMFEKEMRRNVFVLLSVLFVVSLQTTDFQDNLINGYRALIADIQVRTQKSREDMDTLVSQIKLLMKNEADKAINYMTVYLEQISLYFQVIIHDRKPRNGTYCKESIVKLLGENLQLADENVTLCLALGYQRVQRLPEKLQVHFETLENLKKYSASKLFECQKQQQVGGNCSHESQDLERTVFLYETSPFPVVMSEIAIHGFKEVSDLSVCLKDIISRMMTHSVKVIGDFNRCIHNIEMPKLKYLLKFMKKYA